cgagaatactggaatgggtagcctatcccttctccaagccAAAGTGTAGATCTGTGCTATCCAAAAtgggctactgagcacttgaattGGCTAGCCTGAATTGAAATGTGCTGgaagtataaaaaataaacttgatttCAAAgactaagaataaaaaataagaatgtaaaaatatttcattaataatttttcatgttagttacatattgaaatgataatattttggatctATTAGGTTAAGTAAAatatccaataaaattaattccaggacttccttggtagtccagtggttaagaatccacctgctaatgcaggggacacgggtttgatctctgctctagaagattccacatgctgtggggcaactaagctgtgtgctgcaactattaGGCCACGCTCTAGAGCTTACAAGCCTCAACACccagcctgtgttctagagctcACGAgccccaactgctgagcctgagTGCTGAAACTACTAGAGTCAGTGTGCCTCTGagactgtgctccacagcaagagaagccaccacaatgagaagcctgcacagcacaactagagagtagcccctctcGCTGTAGCTcaagaaagcccatgtgcagcaatgaaggcccagtgcagctaaacataaattaaaaacaataaaatgttttaaaaataaatttcatttgtttttataaagaatatttttcttctttataaaaatactttttataaagaataaatagaagttactcgaaattttaaaattacatatgtgacTTGCACACTTCTATTTGATGCTGTTGCTCTGGACTATCTGGATTCTGAGTGCATCTCTAATCTACCCAAACTCTCTCACATAATGTTCACaatgtctcagccacactggccaTTGTCTTTTCTATTAGTTGATATGTTCTTGCcttggctgttccctctgcctagaagattcttcctttggctccatcttaGCTCAGTTTTTAGGATTCAATTCCAGTGTTACTTTCCCTGACCATGTTATCTAAAATAACTCTTACCCACTCTCTCAACCTTTATTATTctctatcatttattattattacttcctTTGGAGTACTTCCCACCCTATTCAagatcttatttatttaaatatctgattgattgattgattgattgccTTCCTACCAGAATAAAATGTTCAAAGGCCTTTGATTTTGTCTTCTTTATTGCTGAATTTCAGCCTCAAGAACAATGATGAGCACATGGTAGGACCTCAATAGAcagtttaaatgaatgaatgaaagaaattagTCATGACCACACAGAGTCTGCTAATTTGAATGATCAAAATTTATAATTCAAATcctatttaaatgagaaaatctcAACCGTTTTTTCTCTAGGATTTAATCCCATAGGATTAATAATACTCAAGTCTGTTTGCCTCTCAAAAAATTATAGTAATAGCTTTCATCTGAGTTGTAATTTATAGTTTACCAAGCCTTTTAACACTCATAATTCACTTGATCTTCACAACAACTCTATAGgtaaatacaaaaaatattttaatttttatctcaaGAAGATATCTTCTtgagataaaaattaattaaggaaACAGAGGTGCAGAGGTTTAAGACATTTACTCAAGGTAATAAGGATAGGGCCAAGGCTTACACCTGACTTTTATTACTGTAAATCGAAGTGTTTCCCCCACCCGCCAAACTACACTGCCATTTTCTGAAAGTTAAAGCAGGTATTTGTTAATGCACTTCGAAAAATTGTAAAGTGAATTAAGACTCTTTTAAAAGACAGTTCTAAGTAACAAATGGTTTTTCAACTGTTCACTGCATGGGTGATAACCACTGCTTGATGCAGCCCACTGAACCTTTCTCTGTACTTCAGTGTCAACATTCATCTCCCAAACCCAGGGCTATTTGGAATACTGCCACACGTTACCATTTTAAACATGCGATGTCCTTCAGTTTACATTTGCAGATTTCAGTGAAATAGCATCTTCCAATGAAGTCCACTGCACTAGATGGAAAAGTTTAGAGATAgtcaaatgtacttttaaaagaatgttgtGAAAAACACATTAAgtaaaatttgctattttaaccatttttaagtggacAGTTCATAAATGTTAagtgtatttacatttttttgtgtgCAGCAAATCTACAAgcttttttcatcttgcaaaactgaaagtcTATACCAATTAAATAACAATTCCTCATTTCCCTCTTCCCCTAGAACCTGGCCACCACCatcctactttctgtttctatgaatctgactacttTAGATACCACAATTAAGTGGAATAATGccgtatttgtctttttgtgattgaCTTATTCTTGTTAGCATAACatcttcaaggtccatccatgtagcaTGTAAGAGGCAGGATATCCGTCCTTTTAAAGGAtggataatatttcattatatgcacataccacactttgtttattcattcattgctgTACATTTGGGCTGCTTCAATCTCTTGACTATTGCGAACAATAAGAACTTGAGTGTGCATATATTTCTTCTAGATTTTCCACtaaattcttttggatatatactcagaagtgggattgttagatcatatggtaaATCTATTTTCAAGTTTTTGAGGAATTGTCATGTTATTCTCCCTAGTAGTGGCATCATttcacattcctaccaacagtgcactgGAGTTTCAATTTTTCCATACCCGCGCCACCATATGTACTTTTGATTGTGATTTAGCATGAATTTTATAGATGGGAGCTGAAAGGGACACTAAGAGGAATTGTAAAAGAACTATAGTATATGTTGCAagggtaaataaatatttgtaagctCACTATAAATATGACAAAATATCAAAAAATCTTCCATTCAAAAAATCTTACGCATTCATTGGTTCACACACCTTAGTACATTAATCCAACACCATTGTAAGCCCTACATGGAAGAATAGTAAAGAGAAAAGATTTGGTCGTATTAACAGTTCACATATGTGAGCCCTCCTTATAACTATTCGTAGCTAGTGCAAAGACGGATGGGTTAATATTTAAAACTGTTGTTTCTGTATGtgttactgaaaagaaaaagcaaaaaatcaCTGAAACTTTGCAATAATAGGTAATAGGGTCCAGATTTATTGtctagtgctttttctttttgcaacacatacacacacagacagaagTAGTTATAATAATCCATTTATCTTTATACTAAATGAGGGCCTTTGGCTTTGCCATTATGCATGACTACACTTAAACAAATGCAGataagatttcaagggaggaacgTTCACAGCTTtgagtatatttaattttttaaaaagtttctatcATCATCACGAAATCCATTTTAAAGTATTCTGTTTGTTGGTGTGCTTCGTCTGGCTCTGTGCCCAAAGAAGAGCTGTccatgtatattttggataatttctcttttgcttttgtgaCAAAGTTTCAATAAAGAGTAAAATCTTAAAAACCATGTATAGGCACATACATGTTGACTATAGAAAGTACCTTTTTGAGttagaaaaaaagtatatttaaatcaAATAAAGTGGCTATTTTTCTAAATAGGAAGCAAATTCTTAAAGATTCTACACCCCAAAGTGGGTAGTGactgaaaacagaatttaaaaggaTTTAAGTATGCAAACAAATGCATAATATCTAAAGTAGGCCTTATGGGAGACACAGATTATTTCAGGGCTGTCTCTATTTTATCCCATAAAGATCTGTATGTCTTGCTCATTCAGAATGAGGGAGATTACAAGGAAAGAGTATTGAATTCTGTGGACAATGGATCTGATTCAGCATgcccattgcaaaaaaaaaaaaaaaaaaaaggtagaaaactAGGAAATGTTTTTTGGAGTgaaatttatgaattaaaaaaaaaaagatctctctTCTCCAGCAGTACAGAGAATCTTGCTTAAATTACCTAGCCTCTTAAGTCATGGACTTGATCCAGTGAGAGGTTGGTTGGGTAGGGCCAGGGATTCAACTTAAGGGATCACATGACTATAATTGAACTAGAAACATTACATCAGGACTGACCACTCTGGTTAAACCACAGACTTTGTCCAGACAGTTTGCCCCCTTAGTTAAACTCCAAGGGGATCATCAGACTGTTGGGAGTGGCTGGAACACCAAAATGATAACCTCCTTGTTGACTCCGAGAGGTTCAAGCCATACACTTTTCCCACTTAGTTAAAGGCTACCGTTGCCCGCCACTAGCATGACTTACTTGGTAGGAGGGATGTCTGTAGAGAAAAGGTCTATTTCAGTGTCAGCCAGCAAAACAGCCTTCATTCCCCTAGAGCTGAGCACTTGTTTACAGAATTTGCAACACAGGATGGACACGCGCCGGTCCTTGAAACTACAGCTGCTGCTGGTAGACATGGCGTCTCGGAAGGATGAGGTGTGGGATTTTGGAGCAATACCCTCCCTCGTTTGATTCCCCCAGGCTAAAAAGCAAATTGTGAGGCCTCGAGCTTTTCTAAGCCCAACAATTGAGAAGGATATGAGTTCTTTTCTGTTCTCCCGTTCGAGGGTAGAAGTACTATTTATTGAGTAGGAACAGAGAAGCAACAATCTTGGCTTTCTCTTTAACTTtcggggggaagggagaggggtttGAAGTGGGGAGCAGGCAAACTGCAAGGTGCCTTGGGGAACTTCTCTAGAGTTTTCCTGTCCTATGAAGGATCGTCTGTCCCTTAGTTCCTTTTGCACTTCCCTTAGCTTCTCGCTGACAGGCTTTTACCTACAGGTTCCTACTCAAGCCTCCTCGCTCGGAGCGCTCcgattcctctctctctctctctctctctctctctctctctctctctcgggaTACGGGGCTAAGGTTCCCTACCCACGATTCCTCTGTGGaaatctttctcctctcctcaggATTCAGAAACCCCCTCCGTTTTTCCCACAGGCGAGCGTGGGTATCCCTTAACCCTCCCGCGACCCTTCTCCTCTCTGCCAGTTCGCGAGACCCCGGCTTCACTTCTTTCCTGGCACAGTCCCCAGCCCTCAGCGTGCGGGCTCTCGCGTCGTTCCTCCTGCGTCTCCCTCCCCTCAGCTTTCCCTCGCGGCTCCCGCCGATCCCTCAAGTCTTTCCCGAGCGGCCGCTCCAGAGCGCGGGGGGCTGTCGGCAGGGCGGGGCAGAGGTCGCTTTGCGGGCTCGGTCGGCGTTGGGGGGTCTCTGCCACCGCACACGTCGCTTTTTGCTCGCTCTTCCGCTCTCGGCCTTTCCAACCCGCTGTCAGTTTGAATC
The sequence above is a segment of the Ovis aries strain OAR_USU_Benz2616 breed Rambouillet chromosome 12, ARS-UI_Ramb_v3.0, whole genome shotgun sequence genome. Coding sequences within it:
- the FAM72A gene encoding protein FAM72A isoform X2 yields the protein MSTSSSCSFKDRRVSILCCKFCKQVLSSRGMKAVLLADTEIDLFSTDIPPTNAVDFIGRCYFTEICKCKLKDIACLKWCKFPTLGQLARGRREYR
- the FAM72A gene encoding protein FAM72A isoform X1, whose product is MSTSSSCSFKDRRVSILCCKFCKQVLSSRGMKAVLLADTEIDLFSTDIPPTNAVDFIGRCYFTEICKCKLKDIACLKCGNIVGYHVIVPCCSCLLSCNNGHFWMFHSQAVYGINRLDSTGVNFLLWGNLPEVEENTDEDVLDISAEECIR